The Neoarius graeffei isolate fNeoGra1 chromosome 7, fNeoGra1.pri, whole genome shotgun sequence genome includes a region encoding these proteins:
- the slc2a15a gene encoding solute carrier family 2 member 15a, giving the protein MAEQLLITSPGKITSHLTLSLLTVAFLTSFGSSMLYGYNLAVVNSPAEYIRNFYNCTVVNRNGTGLNGDQLMLMYSFTVSVFAIGGLIGSLMVGMLVTRFGRKGTVVNSTVLVFIAGSLMGFSRICHSPEMVILGRFITGIHSGISLSVVPMYLGEIAPKILRGFLGLMPSIFICIGVFSAQLLGLHELLGKEEYWPLFLSLVVIPTFVQLMLLPWFPESPRYLLIEKHNIHATITALKWYRARCNIQDEIEEMQEEQRSLFSLKTVSVWQLLLDPKVRWQVLSVVVINIGMQLSGIDAIWFYTNDIFKNAGIPTPEIPYTTVGTGVIEIIAGLLGCFTIERLGRRPLIIGGFGVMGICCAGITFSLALQTHVHFMKYVSVGCVVGIIAGFCIGPAGVPFLITAELFTQSHRPAAYIVGGSLNWMSNFTIGFIFLFLQKLAGPYCYLVFSSVCLLVAVYVFFVIPETKNKTFMEISQMFATKEAVVESQGLSEPDQLKLKKMNGYGTLENGSLEFDSSSSGP; this is encoded by the exons TACATTAGGAACTTTTATAACTGTACTGTTGTGAATCGAAATGGGACTGGGCTGAATGGAGATCAGCTGATGCTTATGTACTCATTCACCGTGTCTGTCTTCGCCATTGGAGGCCTGATCGGCTCCTTGATGGTGGGCATGCTCGTCACCAGATTTGGAAG GAAAGGGACTGTGGTCAACTCCACTGTGCTGGTCTTCATAGCAGGCTCCCTAATGGGCTTCAGCAGAATCTGTCACTCACCCGAAATGGTTATTTTGGGTCGCTTCATCACAGGAATACATTCAG GGATCTCTTTGAGTGTGGTGCCCATGTACCTGGGGGAAATTGCGCCTAAAATCCTGAGAGGCTTTCTAGGCCTCATGCCCAGCATATTTATCTGCATTGGGGTCTTCTCTGCTCAGCTCCTGGGTCTGCATGAACTACTTGGGAAG GAGGAATACTGGCCCCTATTCCTCTCCCTTGTGGTTATCCCAACATTTGTCCAGCTGATGCTGTTGCCATGGTTTCCAGAAAGTCCTCGTTATTTGTTGATTGAAAAGCACAACATCCATGCCACTATCACAG CTCTGAAGTGGTACAGGGCCAGATGTAATATTCAGGATGAGATTGAGGAAATGCAGGAAGAGCAGCGCTCCCTGTTCTCTCTCAAAACTGTGTCTGTGTGGCAGCTGCTGCTGGACCCTAAAGTCCGCTGGCAGGTCCTCTCTGTGGTCGTCATTAACATCGGGATGCAGCTGTCTGGTATAGATGCA ATCTGGTTCTACACTAATGACATTTTCAAGAATGCTGGGATACCAACCCCTGAGATCCCATACACCACTGTAGGAACAGGAGTCATAGAGATCATCGCAGGCCTCCTAGGG TGTTTCACAATTGAGCGGCTCGGAAGAAGGCCGCTGATAATTGGAGGTTTTGGGGTCATGGGCATCTGTTGTGCTGGGATAACCTTTTCACTTGCACTACAG ACACACGTGCATTTCATGAAGTATGTGAGTGTAGGCTGTGTGGTTGGCATCATTGCTGGGTTCTGTATAGGACCAG CTGGTGTCCCGTTCCTGATCACAGCAGAACTGTTTACACAGTCCCACCGTCCTGCTGCTTATATTGTGGGAGGCTCTCTAAACTGGATGTCCAATTTCACTATTGGTTTCATCTTCCTTTTCTTACAG AAGTTGGCAGGACCCTACTGCTACCTGGTGTTCAGCAGTGTGTGCTTGCTAGTAGCTGTCTATGTGTTCTTCGTCATTCCTGAAACAAAGAATAAGACGTTTATGGAGATCAGTCAGATGTTCGCCACTAAAGAGGCGGTGGTAGAGAGCCAGGGCCTCAGTGAGCCAGATCAGCTTAAACTGAAGAAGATGAATGGTTATGGAACGCTAGAAAATGGCTCACTCGAATTTGACAGCTCCTCCTCTGGTCCCTGA